The segment CCTACAAAGTCTTAGGGAGCTGATAGGTCGGATCGTCCAACCTCTGAATGTCCCTTCAGCAGGCCGagcctcaccaccaccaccctcctcttcttctgctccgacgcttcatcttcatcctcatcatcctcctcatcctcctcctcctctctctgctttgcCTTTCGTTtgcctctctccttcctcttctcttccttcctctgcttcttcgccttcttcctcctcctcctcttcttctcctctttttcctctgctgcttgatcctcctcctcctcctccccctccccctcttcctgtGGCACTCCATCCGGCACCTCTTCCTGCTCCACTGCCAATTCTAGTTCCGCCTCCTcttccacttcttcttcctccgcctcctcctcctcctcatcatcatcttcttcttcttcatcctcctcttcctcctcctcctcttcgatATCGTCTTCCTCCACATCTGACATCTGTTCACCTTTCATCTGTTCTTGCATCAACCTCGTCCTTTGTCGTCCATTTTGTGTtgactgacaaaaacaaaaacacacacaaacttcagAAATAAGACCTTGAATAAAGTTCCTAGAAAAGTATTGACACATTTAATCTGTAACAGaaaacagagcaacattatAATTCATTTGAATTCAGAGTTTTACTGACGTCTCTTTTAGCTCTTTTTCTTTGCACTACCAGAACCGCTGATCATGATACTCACTGTCTTCTTGCCGTTCCGGAGCCTGTGCAGCAGTAGCCTGACCGTGTCCTTGTTTTGACACAGTCCCATGGTGTTGAGGGCATCGAGAGCGGCGCCGGAGCAGCCCTGCAGACGGAGCTCCGCCCCCAGAGCAGCCTGCAGGAAGTTGTTCTTCCAGATGTTCCGAGTGAAAAGTGGGATGGAGAGCGCCACCACAGCGCGGCGCTCCAGAAGTGTCTGCGCCTGCTCCTCCGACAGCAGGCTACCGCACAAAAGAAGAACAGATGCTCATCAGACCGACAACCCACATCTGCTCAGATTTAGATTCACAGGCCTATGATGAAGTTCAAGTAGATAATATTAAAAAAGGTAATGAGCCATCAGCAGAATTCCTTATTCAGAGCTCGAACGTAACTTACTGGCTGCTCTTGGCGAGGGCGTTGAGGTCAGGGAACAGCGAGCGGAGGCAGGTGGTGACGAGTGGAGCTTTCTCCTGGGCCCAGTTCAGACACCGGCGCCAGGGGAAGGAAGACAGCGGCTTCCTGCTCGACACCTTGTGATGAAAGGGGCTACCTGTCTGCCGCGACAGTAACTTCATCTGCACCGCAACAGGGAatacacagcaaataaaaacgTGCTTGTTATGAAGACTAAAGCGATTTATCCTGAATGACAGGAGTGTCcgtcctcacctcctctttcaGCTGTTTACACCAGAAGTCCATCATGGGCTTGCGGGCGCCTTTAGCAGACCAGAGCATCTTGAAAGCCGCCTTGTAGCAGGACTTGCTCACCAGCTGCGCCGCTTTGCTCTTCTTCCCCATCCTGCggcctttcttcttcttgtctctgcCGTCTGACTGCTGTCACCAAGCACATGATGATGTTTCAGGTATTTTGTCTTTCTGGACATAATGACACTTGTGTTGCATCAAGCAAAAAGATACAACTTCGGACTATTTACGTTTTGAAAAGGAAATAGAGtttggaaacatttaaaaaccccagattgttttctttaaatgactTTCAGGAATCTGGAAATGTTCTCCTTAGTTTTGTCATGAGATTGTCATTGAATAGATCAACAATCTGGGGAAAATGTGGCAGAAAcgtcatcatcacacacacacacacacacactctgtcactctctctctctctctctctctctcactctctctctctctctctctctcacacacacacacacacccccatcTACCTGTTTGGTGTCCGGTGGTTTCAGCCACACTGACCGCTTCCCGACTTGTTTGCGTTTGCATTTGCTCCGGATGACCTGCGCACATGTCTCGCAGAGGAAGGACCGGTCTTGCACCACCGTGTCCGGGAAGACCCAGTGCACGGTCTCCGGGGAGGTGAAGGTGTGCACCGCCCGGCGGTTGAAGCTGCGGCCGTGGCGCTCGAACAGAGACTTGCAGCAGGAGCAGTTGCTGTCCTCCGGCCAGACGCTCCGCCGGCGGCTGCCGCGCTGCGGGGCCGGGGAGGCGGTCTGGGCCAGGAGAGAGGTCGCTTCCACATAGTTCCCCACGGGACAGTCCACCTCCGCACCCACGGCCGGTTCGGGAAGCTCTACCGGCAGAGAGGCAGCGGGCTGCAGCGGGGTGCCCTGCTCCTGCTCGGCCGGGGCAGTGAAGCCTTCCCCCGCAGTGACTCCGCTGTCACCCGCTGGTGTACCGGAGAAGGAGGGCGCCTCCGCGGGAGCAGAGCCGCTGTCCACGGAGTGAGCGTAGTCGTGCTCGTTCGGGTCGGACGAGGGGCCGTTCTCCTCCGGGTTCGTCGCGGTCGCGGTCTCGCTCGACATGACGAGGATCTCCGGGTTGAGTCAACAGTCGAGATACgcagagagaaaaactctgTCCGCGGTCATCGCTCCAGGCTAATGCGACATGCTAATGCTACAGGCGAGCAGCGGGACTTCCGGCGCGTCTCCGTGGAACCCGTCGGCCTCGGGGACACGTGCGTCCGCGTCCGTTTGACCCCAGAACGCGACGGACGCGGAGTTTAACGCAGAAGTTTCACCGCAACAGACGCAAAATACAGATGCTGAGACCAACAGGACGTAACCGCGTATAAACAAAACGGCTTCCGGTTCCTGTTGAATGCgacgctgcagctgctgccccctggtgacGGGAGGTAGATGTAGTTTGTGCAGACGACGTGTTCTAGTTTGACATATTTCAAActccacatgttcctgtttcaATGAGATCATGTGTTTGATCACGGTTTAGATTATTACCTATAGGTTTGCACAGCTAAGCATGATTCTATGAATACTTGAAAGTGTGTATAAATACTCAATGCTAACACTTTGTTAACTAAAGCTTACAGTTGCGTCAAgctttttaatatattttgatatatttaatatttgtgttttctctaatgttttgtttattttctgtacaCGACTACATTGTAAATCAGGCCTCACCCTCAATGTATCCCGGAGTTAAGATGACggttgaataaaataaatcaatcattCAGATCCTCATGTTGAATTTAATTATAATCATGAATAAATTATGACTGTTACTGATCGATAGAAactagatggatggatagatagacaggcagatagatggatagataaatagataaatagatagatagatagatagatggatagatagatagatagatagatagatagatagatagtctTTATTTCAATAGAccttattattttaatattctaCTTTATTATCCCAAGCTcttttgtttacagtctatgatcccAAGCTTTAAAtaactcttattttgaaaagctccCCCTGCTTCCTGCGAATCAGTGTAAATAAACGAATCATCATGGCTGCCGCTGCTGAGGCTCAGCTCAGTGTCTCCTGCGGCTGAACCCTGCTCAAGCAGCGATGGATCAGAGGtgagattttaattttttatgaATTCACGTTTCCCACTGACGCTGTGTCTCTTCTGTGACGCGTCATGCTAATTGGCTAGCTAGCAGCTGCTAATGATGCACACAGAGGAACATCAGCTCATCAGCTGCTTTTCACATCGATGCCTGAATGAAGACAAACAATGGACACGTGTTTACTGTGTGACGCAGCTCGGCGCTGCACCAACAACCTGCGGCTCCACGGTTCACAGTTTGATTCCCTGAAGTCAGACACAGGTGGATTCAGGGTTCAGTGCAGAgactaaatgaaaagaaaaccgtTTAAAACGCACAGTTTGAAATCAGtttcaagcaaaataaaaggtcaaatatAGTAGAATA is part of the Hippoglossus hippoglossus isolate fHipHip1 chromosome 5, fHipHip1.pri, whole genome shotgun sequence genome and harbors:
- the LOC117760973 gene encoding uncharacterized protein LOC117760973 isoform X2; the protein is MSSETATATNPEENGPSSDPNEHDYAHSVDSGSAPAEAPSFSGTPAGDSGVTAGEGFTAPAEQEQGTPLQPAASLPVELPEPAVGAEVDCPVGNYVEATSLLAQTASPAPQRGSRRRSVWPEDSNCSCCKSLFERHGRSFNRRAVHTFTSPETVHWVFPDTVVQDRSFLCETCAQVIRSKCKRKQVGKRSVWLKPPDTKQSDGRDKKKKGRRMGKKSKAAQLVSKSCYKAAFKMLWSAKGARKPMMDFWCKQLKEEMKLLSRQTGSPFHHKVSSRKPLSSFPWRRCLNWAQEKAPLVTTCLRSLFPDLNALAKSSHLLSEEQAQTLLERRAVVALSIPLFTRNIWKNNFLQAALGAELRLQGCSGAALDALNTMGLCQNKDTVRLLLHRLRNGKKTSTQNGRQRTRLMQEQMKGEQMSDVEEDDIEEEEEEEEDEEEEDDDEEEEEAEEEEVEEEAELELAVEQEEVPDGVPQEEGEGEEEEEDQAAEEKEEKKRRRRKKAKKQRKEEKRKERGKRKAKQREEEEDEEDDEDEDEASEQKKRRVVVVRLGLLKGHSEVGRSDLSAP
- the LOC117760973 gene encoding uncharacterized protein LOC117760973 isoform X1 — protein: MSSETATATNPEENGPSSDPNEHDYAHSVDSGSAPAEAPSFSGTPAGDSGVTAGEGFTAPAEQEQGTPLQPAASLPVELPEPAVGAEVDCPVGNYVEATSLLAQTASPAPQRGSRRRSVWPEDSNCSCCKSLFERHGRSFNRRAVHTFTSPETVHWVFPDTVVQDRSFLCETCAQVIRSKCKRKQVGKRSVWLKPPDTKQQSDGRDKKKKGRRMGKKSKAAQLVSKSCYKAAFKMLWSAKGARKPMMDFWCKQLKEEMKLLSRQTGSPFHHKVSSRKPLSSFPWRRCLNWAQEKAPLVTTCLRSLFPDLNALAKSSHLLSEEQAQTLLERRAVVALSIPLFTRNIWKNNFLQAALGAELRLQGCSGAALDALNTMGLCQNKDTVRLLLHRLRNGKKTSTQNGRQRTRLMQEQMKGEQMSDVEEDDIEEEEEEEEDEEEEDDDEEEEEAEEEEVEEEAELELAVEQEEVPDGVPQEEGEGEEEEEDQAAEEKEEKKRRRRKKAKKQRKEEKRKERGKRKAKQREEEEDEEDDEDEDEASEQKKRRVVVVRLGLLKGHSEVGRSDLSAP